The following nucleotide sequence is from Acidobacteriota bacterium.
CATCGAAGGATTGGGTGGTCCGCGGGGCCATCTTGGCGTAGCCGGTCTGGTTCGGAGGGTCGAAACCCGTGACGATCACGAGGCCGGGCATGGCCTTTTTCCAGTCGAAGATGGCCGGGGAATAGTGATCCCGGTGGGCATGGGAGACGAAGACGATGACGCGCCGGCCCTCGAGTTCCTGCGGGACGATCCACCCGTTGCGAAAGGACGGCGTGTCGCCCATGTCTCCGGGGCGGCTGTAATCGAAGATCAGCAGGCGGTTTCGGGTCCGCACGGCCCAGCTGCTGTGCCCGAGGTAGGTCACCACGGCTTCCCCATCACGGGAGGGGGGGGTGAGGACCGGCGGCTCCAGGCATTCCTTCGAAGGCTCTGGACAGGCCTTGGAGAGCGCTTCGACCGTCTTGACCTGGCCGTAGGCGCGCGCGTAGTCCATGGCGGTCCTTCCCGTGGCGTCCTTCGCACCGGCTTGCGCGCCTTTGGCCAGAAGGGAAGCGGCCACGTCGGAATAGCCGAACACGGCGGCGAAGTGGAGCGGCGTCCGTCCCTCCTTGTTGGACGATTGGGAGCAAGCCCCCGAAGAAAGCAACAGGTGCGCCAGCTCCTTCTCGCCGAATTTGAGGGCCATGACCACCGGCGCGTCGCGTCCCTCCATCCGGTAGTTCGGGTCCGCGCCCCGCTTGAGCAGGGCCCTCGCGCCAGAGGGGTTGTTCCCGGACAGGGTGAACAGGAGGGGGGTCCAACCGTCCTCCGTCCGGACGTTCGGCGAGATCCCCGCGTCGACGAGCAGGTCGATCATCTCGGGACCGCCGCTCCAGGCGGCCAGGTGCAGCAGAGTCATGCCACGTTCCTTGCGGAATCCGGGATCGGCTCCCTTCTCGATGAGGAACTTGGCCACGGGATACTTGTTGCGCTCCACGGCCAGCGAGAGGACCGAGTTGCCCACCCGGCTCTTGTCGTCCTTCAGGTCCGCTCCGCGATCGAGTAGGAGCGCGACCGATTCGACGCTGTCGCTCGCTGCGGCGTAGAAGAGGGGCGTCTCGTTGTCCACCTCTCGGGCATTCAGGTCCGCGCCCCGCTCGAGCAGAATGCGGATCACCTCGGGATGGCCCTTCCAGGCCGCCATGTGGAGGGGCGTGAGGCTGTATTTTGTCTCCTTCCGGTTGACTTCGGAGCCATGGTCCAGGAGAAAGACGACCACGCTGGCCTGGCCTTCGAAACAGGCGTGGTGCAGGGGAGTACGCCCGTCGGTGTCGGCCTCCCGGACCAGCTCGGGCTCTTTCCCAAGGAGAGTCTTCACGGTATCCAGATCGCCCCGCTTCGCCGCCTCGTGGATTTCACCCGCCGAAAGGGCTGGAGCGACGAGAATCGCCGTCCAGATCCAAAGCCATCGGTACCATCTACGTGTCATGCGACCCTCCTTGAGCGCATCCAGTGCGCAGTTCGCGCAAGCGATGGAGGTGCGCCCGGGCCTGTTCCACCTCGCCCTTGGCGAGGTACGCCTCGCCCAGGCATGCGCAGATGGCCGGCGACTCGGGAAAGACGCTCGCCATGTTCCGAAGGAACTCCAGTGCCTCCTCCACGTGTCCGTCCCGGAGCAAGCCGCCGCCCAGGGCCAGGATTTCCTCCTCCACGGTCCGGGCTTTTCCGCGAAGGGGCGGTATGGGCTCAACCGTCATGTGCGCCTCCTGGCACCCTGTACGGTGACGGCCATGGGGAAGTTCTCGCAAGTCTTTATTATTCAACGCGATGCGAACAAACAAGGCAGGCTCGTCCGTGCACGACGACCTCTCGTCACGCCAGGGTGTCCGTTCGTCCCCCCGAAGGGTGGAATGACCCGCGCCCGGGCGGACGCGGCCCGGCCCGAAACCCTGTTGGCGAGGTGGGGGGAAGGGCCCGCCGGCTGCCGCTCGTCCCGGACAACGGCGCGTTCGTCCCCCTCCCCTTTATCACCCGATAAGGAATGGCATAGCATGACATGGGGTGAGCGATGCAGGCGGACAAGGAATCCACGGCGGCGATGGCCGCCGGAAACCGGCGGGGGCTTTTTGCTCTGGGCGTTTTCGCCGCCTTGACCTTGACCGGCGTCTTTTTTGCCGCCGAACTTTACTTCGGCTTCTTCGGTTCAGAACTTGACAAGCCCTTCTCCTACTACCTCATCTGGACGCTCTCCACGGCCTGGAGTTGGCTCGCCG
It contains:
- a CDS encoding ankyrin repeat domain-containing protein, with product MTRRWYRWLWIWTAILVAPALSAGEIHEAAKRGDLDTVKTLLGKEPELVREADTDGRTPLHHACFEGQASVVVFLLDHGSEVNRKETKYSLTPLHMAAWKGHPEVIRILLERGADLNAREVDNETPLFYAAASDSVESVALLLDRGADLKDDKSRVGNSVLSLAVERNKYPVAKFLIEKGADPGFRKERGMTLLHLAAWSGGPEMIDLLVDAGISPNVRTEDGWTPLLFTLSGNNPSGARALLKRGADPNYRMEGRDAPVVMALKFGEKELAHLLLSSGACSQSSNKEGRTPLHFAAVFGYSDVAASLLAKGAQAGAKDATGRTAMDYARAYGQVKTVEALSKACPEPSKECLEPPVLTPPSRDGEAVVTYLGHSSWAVRTRNRLLIFDYSRPGDMGDTPSFRNGWIVPQELEGRRVIVFVSHAHRDHYSPAIFDWKKAMPGLVIVTGFDPPNQTGYAKMAPRTTQSFDGAEVTTIAANDGGVGFFVKCDGVSLLHSGDHANRKKDFSEPFKAEIDYLAEKGLKPDILFAPVSGCGFGDVEAVRLGVYYTAEKLAPKVLFPMHAGNSETACALFAKEAEKAKLTVPIEAPRFPGDSFEVAGIARAK
- a CDS encoding tetratricopeptide repeat protein — translated: MTVEPIPPLRGKARTVEEEILALGGGLLRDGHVEEALEFLRNMASVFPESPAICACLGEAYLAKGEVEQARAHLHRLRELRTGCAQGGSHDT